A genomic stretch from Nitratidesulfovibrio sp. SRB-5 includes:
- a CDS encoding DUF4911 domain-containing protein produces the protein MARKRPRKPSPPLPPPHESSWLYARIAPRHIAMFRFLLEAQDNLGYMTVLDRGVGGGTNDNTAEDNGAARNRCGTEGGAPGGTGKGSTAPGADAVLKIVFSPHQEREMRAFLEGMRATIPFTVFESPLRARATSAG, from the coding sequence GTGGCCCGCAAACGCCCCCGCAAGCCATCCCCGCCGCTGCCGCCGCCGCATGAATCGTCGTGGCTGTACGCGCGCATCGCGCCCCGGCACATCGCCATGTTCCGCTTTCTGCTGGAGGCGCAGGACAACCTGGGCTACATGACCGTGCTTGATCGCGGGGTCGGGGGCGGCACGAACGACAATACTGCGGAAGACAACGGCGCGGCGCGGAACCGGTGCGGCACGGAAGGCGGCGCCCCCGGCGGCACGGGCAAGGGTTCCACCGCCCCCGGCGCGGACGCGGTGCTCAAGATCGTGTTCTCGCCCCATCAGGAACGGGAAATGCGCGCCTTCCTGGAGGGCATGCGCGCCACCATTCCCTTCACGGTCTTCGAATCTCCGTTGCGCGCGCGGGCCACATCGGCCGGATAA